The window TGGGGGTGTGGGTTGGAGGCTCAACGGTTCTCTCTGCGAAGGTCGGCGGAGTGGAGCTGGCCCCGGAAGCAGTCGGCGAGACCTGGACGTTCGGGCTCCACATCGAAGGTGTCGGCGCAGAAGGTGTCGAGATAGAGCTTCTGATCGAGGGCACGGGGCCGGTCGATGTTCTCGTCGCCGACCGCACCGCTGACCTGGGCGTGATCGACGAGTTTGCTGGCCCGGAGGGGCGGGTGTTGTTTCAGCAGGGAGTGTGGGTTTCGAGGCAGACGGCGTTGTAGCACCGTTGGCTTCCCGCCCTGCGACCCCGCGACCCTGCGACCCCGCGACCCCGCGACCCTGCGACCCCGGGAGCGTGCAGCGGCGCGAGGCTAGGCTGGACGCGTCGTCACAACGGGACCTCCACGGAACGCCCGCACACTGAAAGGCAACATGAGCACCACGATCGAAGAGACCGTCCGCTAGGCAGGCCGGAGTGTCTTTTCGAGCGGTAACGGTGTTGTGCGGACGAGTGCCGTCTACCCGGGCGGGGCTAGGGCTGCGACGTTGGGTGATCAGGCCTGAACTCGGCCGAAGATGGGCCAGCCGCTCGTTATCTGCGCCGCCCCACTAGACTGAGTGGTCTACGGCTGTGCAGAAGTGCAGCTGAGCACCGCGACCACCCTCCTCACACAGGGAATCGCTGGGTCGCCATCGTCGGCGAGTGTATTGAGGCGTTACCCCGCACGTCGGGATCGCAGAGCGCGAAAAACGCCTCGCCTATCCGGTCGAGAATGCGCCAAGCAACGGCACCTTCTCCTCCTGAACTCAGACGGCGCTGAGATTAAATATCTCGGCAATTCTCCGACCTCCGCGTCTTTCGCATGTACAGACAGCAACACCCGCAGATGAGAGCAGACCAGATGTCCAGAGTAAAAATCCACCCTTCCGTCGGCGGACTAGTGCGACTCAGCGCGGCGCTGGGCCTCAGCGTCGTCCTGGCCTGCGCGACCGTGCCGTCGAGCGCGTCAGCCGCGGAGGCTCCTGTCGGTCTCGGCACCGCGACGGACTTCGCGGTTGTCGCCGGTTCGGCCATCACGAACACCGGAACCTCGGTGATTGAAGGCAATGTCGGGATTTTCCCCGGTACGGCGATCACCGGTCTACTCCCCGCAGATGTGCAGGGCACCGTTCACACAACCGACGCAGTTGCCCTTCAGGCTCAGGCGGACGTGACGACCGCGTACAACGACGCGGCAGGAAGAACCCCCACGGAGAGCGGCGTCACAGAACTTGGCGGTCGAACGTTGACCTCAGGGGTATATTCGGGCGGTACTCTGGGGCTCACCGGCACCGTCACCCTCAATGGCGATGCCAATTCGGTGTTCATCTTTCAGACGGCCAGTACCCTGATCACCGCCTCCGCAAGCCGGGTTGTGCTCACGGGCGGTGCGACTTCGTGCAACGTGTATTGGCAGGTTGGGTCATCCGCGACGCTCGGCACCGGCTCAACGTTGGTGGGGAGCGTCCTTGCGTTGACCTCGATCACCGCCAACACCGCAACGACCGTCGAAGGACGCCTCCTCGCCCGCAACGACGCTGTGACTCTCGATTCCACCACCATCGCGGTGGATGCGACATGCACTGCGGGGGTCGTGACACCGCCCCCTGCTGGCGGTGGGACCACACCGACACTTCCTGGCACCGGCAACGGCACTGGCGCCGGCACCGTACCGCTGGCGACCGCCCCGCAGGGAGGAGCAACGTCATCGACGCTAAACACTCTCCCGCCGACCGGCAGTAACGGGTCGCCCCTTCTTCTCGGTGGTGCAGCGCTGGCTATCCTGGCGGGTGCATTGCTCATCGCTTTTCGCATCCGCTTGGGGTTGTCAGAGAAGCAGTGAGCGCCCGCGGCATGACTGCACGTCGTCGCGAGTTCTAAGAGAGCGCCACCCGCACAGGAGAAGAGCACCATGAGCACCACGATCGAAGACACCATCCGCACGCTGGATGCCGCCCGCATCCAGTCGCTAATTGAGGCCGACTACGCCGCCTTCGAGGCCATGTGTGACCCCCGCCTTGTCTATGTTCACTCCCGCGGCCACGCCGACACGTTCGAGCAGTACTTTGGCAATCTGCGCTCCGGTGTTGCGCGGTACATCGGCGCGAAGCACGACATCGACTCGATCATCGTGAGCGACGACGAAACGGCCGTGTTCGTCTCCGGTCGCTTCGAGGCGGAGATCGAGCGCGCCGATGGTCGCCGCCCCATCCGCTCCCTCTCGGGAATCACCTGGTTTCTCACGGACGGCGAATGGAAGATCGTTGCTGCCCGCATGACGGCGCTTCCCGACTAATGAAGCGCTCATTAGCCTCCATTGCAGCATTGGTCGTCCTGGCCGGTGCGGTGCTCAGCGGATGCTCCTCCGCCCCGACTGTCGAGGAGACCGGGGAGACCACCACGGTTGAGGTGCGCATGGTCGACAGCCGCTACGTGCCCGACAGCGTTGAGGTGCCCGTCGGCAATCGGCTCGTTATCGAGCTGGTGAACGACGACCGAGACCTGCACGATCTGGTCTTTGACAACGGCGTTGAGTCTGAGCGCTTTGGCCAGGGGCAGTCCGAAACGATCGATGTCGGCGTCGTCTCGGGCGACCTCGACGGCTGGTGCTCAATTCCACCGCATCGCGAGCACGGCATGGTGTTTACCGTGCTCGCAGTGTGACCGACGGGTTGCGCATCCGTTAGTTCAAACCGTTCTCGGCGAGCCAGTCCTTGGCGATCGCCTCGGGGGAGCTCTGGTCGACGGTCGACTCCACGTTGAGGGCAACGAGACCCTCTGGCGTGAGCTTCGCGTTGACGGTGTTGATCACGTCGGCGATCTGGTCGGCAACGTCGGCATTCACGAGCGGAACCACGTTTGACGCCAGAAACAGGCTCTGAGGGTCGTCGAGCGTGACCAGGTCCTCAGTCTGAATGCGCGGGTCTGCGCTGTAGACGTTGGCAATGTTCACGGTGCCCGCGATGAGATCCTCAACGGTGGTGTCGCCCGTCGCGACAAAGTTGACCTGCACTCCGTAGGCATCGGCGAGTCCCGACGGT is drawn from Salinibacterium hongtaonis and contains these coding sequences:
- a CDS encoding ice-binding family protein; translation: MSRVKIHPSVGGLVRLSAALGLSVVLACATVPSSASAAEAPVGLGTATDFAVVAGSAITNTGTSVIEGNVGIFPGTAITGLLPADVQGTVHTTDAVALQAQADVTTAYNDAAGRTPTESGVTELGGRTLTSGVYSGGTLGLTGTVTLNGDANSVFIFQTASTLITASASRVVLTGGATSCNVYWQVGSSATLGTGSTLVGSVLALTSITANTATTVEGRLLARNDAVTLDSTTIAVDATCTAGVVTPPPAGGGTTPTLPGTGNGTGAGTVPLATAPQGGATSSTLNTLPPTGSNGSPLLLGGAALAILAGALLIAFRIRLGLSEKQ
- a CDS encoding nuclear transport factor 2 family protein, yielding MSTTIEDTIRTLDAARIQSLIEADYAAFEAMCDPRLVYVHSRGHADTFEQYFGNLRSGVARYIGAKHDIDSIIVSDDETAVFVSGRFEAEIERADGRRPIRSLSGITWFLTDGEWKIVAARMTALPD
- a CDS encoding cupredoxin domain-containing protein yields the protein MKRSLASIAALVVLAGAVLSGCSSAPTVEETGETTTVEVRMVDSRYVPDSVEVPVGNRLVIELVNDDRDLHDLVFDNGVESERFGQGQSETIDVGVVSGDLDGWCSIPPHREHGMVFTVLAV